The following proteins are encoded in a genomic region of Bubalus kerabau isolate K-KA32 ecotype Philippines breed swamp buffalo chromosome 15, PCC_UOA_SB_1v2, whole genome shotgun sequence:
- the LOC129628490 gene encoding olfactory receptor 10AG1-like, translating into MGFVLLGFSDIPNLQMFLFVMFLFTYVITLMGNGIIILITGTDQTLQTPMYFFLGNFSFLEICYVSATLPRMLINLWTQKRHISLFACATQMSFVLIFGNIECLLLTVMAYDRYVAICSPLHYPLVMNHKVCVQLVAACWVTGIPIEIGQASQIFSLSFCRSHQINHYFCDIPPVLKLACGDTFLNEMLVFTVAVLFVMVPFPLILGSYGRITSTILKLPSATGRAKAFSTCSSHVMVVTLFFGSAIVTYLRPKSKNSSRTDKFLSLFYTVITPMFNPLIYTLRNKDVLTALRKLIP; encoded by the coding sequence ATGGGATTTGTTCTTTTGGGATTTTCTGACATTCCCAATCTCCAAATGTTTCTTTTTGTGATGTTTCTGTTTACCTATGTGATAACTCTGATGGGAAATGGCATCATTATTCTCATAACCGGGACAGACCAGACTCTCCAGacccccatgtactttttccttgGTAATTTTTCCTTCTTGGAAATCTGTTATGTGTCTGCCACTCTTCCTAGAATGCTCATAAACCTCTGGACTCAGAAAAGAcatatttctttgtttgcttgtgcAACACAGATGAGTTTTGTTCTTATATTTGGAAACATAGAGTGCCTGCTTCTCacagtgatggcctatgaccgctacgtGGCCATTTGTAGCCCCCTGCACTATCCTCTGGTCATGAACCACAAGGTCTGTGTCCAGCTGGTGGCTGCCTGCTGGGTCACTGGCATTCCGATTGAGATAGGGCAGGCAAGCCAGATTTTCTCTCTGTCCTTTTGTAGGTCCCACCAAATCAATCACTACTTCTGTGACATCCCCCCGGTACTGAAGCTGGCCTGTGGGGACACGTTTCTGAACGAGATGCTGGTCTTTACAGTTGCTGTGCTGTTTGTCATGGTCCCTTTTCCGCTGATACTTGGCTCCTACGGTAGAATCACCTCCACCATCCTGAAGTTGCCATCGGCAACGGGAAGAGCAAAGGCTTTCTCCACCTGCTCATCTCATGTCATGGTTGTGACTTTATTCTTTGGATCTGCAATCGTTACATATTTACGACCTAAATCCAAAAATTCTTCCAGAACAGACAAATTTCTCTCACTTTTCTATACTGTTATCACCCCAATGTTTAACCCCCTGATATACACTCTGAGAAATAAGGATGTCTTGACAGCATTAAGAAAACTTATACCTTAA
- the LOC129627920 gene encoding LOW QUALITY PROTEIN: olfactory receptor 10AG1-like (The sequence of the model RefSeq protein was modified relative to this genomic sequence to represent the inferred CDS: inserted 1 base in 1 codon) produces the protein MEYKLRTEKSNITTMMEFILLGFSDSPNFQWILFGIFLVLYLTILMCNSVIVLITRIDPTLQTPMYFFLNHFSILEICYVTVMIPRMLTDLLSQKGHISFFACATQMCLVLLFGGLECLLLAVMAYDRYVAICNPLHYGLIMSPQVCVQLVTASWVSGVPVVIGQTWQVFSLPFCGSTTINHFFCDLPAVFKLACGDTFVNEIAVYVVAVVFIMVPFLLIVVSYGKIISNILKLRSAXGRAKAFSTCLSHLTVVVLFYGTASTTYLQPKPNQSEETGKLISLFYTVLIPTLNPIIYTLSNKDITVALRKLLSKLST, from the exons ATGGAGTAcaaattaagaacagaaaaatCTAACATCACTACAATGATGGAATTTATCCTCTTGGGGTTTTCCGATAGTCCCAATTTCCAGTGGATTCTTTTTGGGATATTTTTAGTGCTCTATCTGACCATCCTGATGTGCAATAGTGTCATTGTACTGATAACAAGAATTGACCCTACTCTGCAGacccccatgtactttttcctcaaCCACTTTTCCATTTTAGAAATCTGTTACGTAACTGTCATGATCCCAAGAATGCTCACGGACCTCCTGAGCCAGAAAGGGcacatttctttctttgcctGTGCAACACAAATGTGTTTGGTCCTTCTGTTTGGAGGTTTAGAGTGTCTCCTCCTGgccgtgatggcctatgaccgctacgtGGCCATTTGTAACCCTCTTCATTATGGTCTGATCATGAGCCCCCAGGTCTGTGTCCAgctggtcactgcctcctgggtCAGTGGTGTTCCTGTCGTAATCGGGCAAACATGGCAGGTTTTCTCTCTGCCCTTTTGTGGGTCTACCACGATTAATCATTTTTTCTGTGACCTCCCTGCAGTGTTCAAGCTTGCTTGTGGGGACACATTTGTGAACGAGATAGCAGTCTATGTAGTTGCAGTCGTGTTCATCATGGTTCCATTTCTGTTGATTGTTGTCTCTTATGGCAAAATTATCTCCAACATTCTGAAACTGCGATCCG AGGGGAGGGCTAAAGCCTTCTCCACTTGCTTGTCTCACCTCACAGTGGTGGTCTTATTCTACGGCACAGCCTCCACCACCTATTTACAGCCCAAACCAAATCAGTCTGAAGAAACTGGGAAGCTGATCTCTCTTTTCTACACAGTTTTGATCCCAACGTTGAATCCCATTATATATACACTGAGTAACAAAGATATCACCGTAGCACTGAGAAAACTACTAAGTAAATTATCAACTTGA